CGACCTGTCTGATAGTCTGCCATTTAGTGACTCCAAGTGCCAGTGAAGCATAGCGGTATTCTTCGGGTACAGTTATCAGTGCTTCCTGGCTTGCTCTGATTATGATCGGTAGAGCCATTAGTGCAAGGGTCAGCGCTGAAGCTATCAATGACGCTCCATATCCCAGATACTTCACAAACATCGCAAGTCCGAAAAGTCCAAACACAACGGATGGTGTTCCTGCAAGGTTGATTATAGCCATTTCTATGACCCATTTGGTTCTACCCGGTTGTGCATATTCATTGAGGTATATAGCAGATAGTATCCCTACAGGTAAAGCTACAATCATCGATCCAATTATCAGATATACTGTTCCCAATATAGCAGGATATATCCCGCCTTCTGTCATTCTGTTCCTGGGCATCTCTGTGAGGAAATCGATGCTAAGGACACTATATCCATTTATGATTATTTGCAGAAGTATTATTGCAACCAACGCTGCTACCAGGGCAGTTCCTAATTTTAGAAAGGAAAAAGCTATCCTCTGATCACGTTTCGCTTTACTTGTCATTGTCCTGCCCCCAGGTTGAATCTATATTTTCTTTTTATGTATTCTGCAATAATATTGGTCATTAAAGTGGTTATGAACAGTATGGAACCTATTGCAAAGAGTGCATAGAAATGTTCACTGCCTTGTGGTACTTCTCCCATTTCCAATGCAATGGTGGCAGTCATAGTCCTCACAGGGGCAAAAAGCCCATCCGGGAAACCAGGTATTATTGCAGTGTTTCCTGTGACCATCATCACTGTCATTGTTTCCCCTATGGCTCTTCCAATGCCCAGCATCACAGCAGCAGATATTCCAGACAGGGCAGCAGGGATTGTTACTTTGTAAATAGTTTGCCATTCTGTAGAACCCAGGGCAAGAGAGCCTTCTTTTATTGCGCGGGGTACTGAGCTGATTGCATCTTCAGAAATGGATATGATCGTAGGTAATGCCATTATTCCTAATATTATAGAACCAGCAAGTGCACTTTGTCCTGTAGGGAGGTCTAACGTGTTCTGAAGTAGTGGGACTAGGACTACAAGGCCGAAGAATCCATACACAACTGAAGGAATCCCGGCGAGGATCTCTATAACAGGTTTAAGCACATCTGCTTCTTTTGCCCCCGCAAGCTCTGAAATGTATATAGCCACTGCAATTCCGAGAGGTACTGCTAAAACAATAGCTCCAAATGTAACTATTATTGACCCGAATAGTAACGGCAGCAATCCGAACTGATGTGGTTGGGATGTAGGGTACCACCGCGTACCTGTAAGGAATTCTATTAATGGGTATTTCTGGAATAGAGC
This DNA window, taken from Methanomethylovorans hollandica DSM 15978, encodes the following:
- the pstA gene encoding phosphate ABC transporter permease PstA, producing MTSKAKRDQRIAFSFLKLGTALVAALVAIILLQIIINGYSVLSIDFLTEMPRNRMTEGGIYPAILGTVYLIIGSMIVALPVGILSAIYLNEYAQPGRTKWVIEMAIINLAGTPSVVFGLFGLAMFVKYLGYGASLIASALTLALMALPIIIRASQEALITVPEEYRYASLALGVTKWQTIRQVVLPPAIPGMITGIILAVGRVAGETAPILLTGAAYFLPRLPDSIYSQFMALPYHLYVIATAGTNIAQTRPIQYGTALVLLAIVLSFNMIAVMIRRHYRRKLRN
- the pstC gene encoding phosphate ABC transporter permease subunit PstC; translated protein: MTTGHYREKAIESLLYLSAVTAVVILLLICIFLFKDGLALFQKYPLIEFLTGTRWYPTSQPHQFGLLPLLFGSIIVTFGAIVLAVPLGIAVAIYISELAGAKEADVLKPVIEILAGIPSVVYGFFGLVVLVPLLQNTLDLPTGQSALAGSIILGIMALPTIISISEDAISSVPRAIKEGSLALGSTEWQTIYKVTIPAALSGISAAVMLGIGRAIGETMTVMMVTGNTAIIPGFPDGLFAPVRTMTATIALEMGEVPQGSEHFYALFAIGSILFITTLMTNIIAEYIKRKYRFNLGAGQ